The genomic DNA GGCACCATGGCAGCGGCGAAGGCGGCGTAAGGCAATTGCTTGAGGGCGTAGGCGTCGGGCGACACGAAGGGGACCGGTTCGACCACCGCGATTTCCCGATCGATATAGGCGCGATAGATCCCTTCCCCGATCGCGACGCGAATTCCCATCACGACGGCCTGGCAGGGATCCACTGGCACGTAGTTGACCGTGGCGCCGGTTTCCGAATCCGGCTCCTGCTGAACAATCACGCTGATGGTCGGCAGGTCGACGACCGCTGCTTCGAGCGCATGCTCGAAAGAAGGCGGAAGCGGAACTGCGAGGCAATCATAGCGGCGATCGGTCAGCCGGTCGCGCACTTCCTGGGCCACGTCACCGCTGCCGTGGAGGACCGGGAACAGTTCGATGCGGGGCGAGAGGCGGAAGACGTCGTCGGAAGTAGAAGATGGTGCTGCCATTATCGGCCGGGATGTAGAGGGTCGTCACTCCCGAAGAAAAAATCTCCGAGTCCCTGCGGCAGGGCCTGATCGCCCAGCGCGCGTTTCCGACGGCGTGACTGCATCGGCAGGTCGAGTGCTTCCTCACCGAGCACTTTGATGAGGGATTCCCGCCAGGCCGCGTCGACCGAGAGCGGATCCGTTGGATCTTGTGCGCGCCGTTTCAACGCATATTGCAACAGATGGATGCCGTCGCGCACGGAGTACTCCAGACTGAGTTGATGCGCTTCCTGGAGAAATTCGACGGTCAAGGCCAGCATCTCCGCCGGCGCGAACGGGAGATGGTATTTTAAGATCGCCAGTTCGTCTTCGCGCGCCGGAAATCCCATGCCCAGCGTCGGTTGCAGGCGGGACAGGATGTAATCGGGCACCTCATAGGTCGAAGCGTCTTCGTTCATGGTCACGCAGCAGCGGAAGTCCGCATGGGCCTTGATCAGAATCCCTGCAATGATTGATTCTACGCAGCGCCGGTGATCCAGCAGC from Nitrospiraceae bacterium includes the following:
- a CDS encoding AAA family ATPase, translated to MASGAQPASSRVISIEGITLHLAQPMTMGQEWIGNREILKQLLACWLVIDERDLPLSPRITGQPGIGKTTLAMAGARERKQDLYVFQCTADTRPEDLLITPVLAESGTISYHASPLVTAVLTGSICVLDEGNRMNEKSWASLAPLLDHRRCVESIIAGILIKAHADFRCCVTMNEDASTYEVPDYILSRLQPTLGMGFPAREDELAILKYHLPFAPAEMLALTVEFLQEAHQLSLEYSVRDGIHLLQYALKRRAQDPTDPLSVDAAWRESLIKVLGEEALDLPMQSRRRKRALGDQALPQGLGDFFFGSDDPLHPGR